A genome region from Cyprinus carpio isolate SPL01 chromosome B23, ASM1834038v1, whole genome shotgun sequence includes the following:
- the LOC109071212 gene encoding cytochrome P450 2J4-like isoform X1 — protein sequence MRLSGYKIKPFSLQRAGSELQSPHTSAQASIYCQLEKLKYAGHLEPFMQIKVSVSMASVLSQLMGQWMDVQGLLIFLCVLLLVKHLRDVLTNNMPPGPFPLPLVGNVLNIGFSDPMEVFPKIAERYGDVSTLYLGNKPCILLTGYESFKEAFVEQADIFTDRPYFPVNDRICKGQGLIFSSGHMWRHQRRFALATLKYFGVGKKTLENSILQECLIVCSALQTKQGLPFNPHHLLSCAVGNIICSLVFGYKFEYDDHHFHELLQYSDETFKLPINVWGRLYNTFPALMSLLPGKHQTAFANLSKLKLFFKEEIRKHKEDRNPSSPRDYIDCYLEEIEKCKDNEAEFTEENLIHCVLDLFGAGTESTAKSLSWALLYMAKFPEVQEKVHSEIDQVIGQTRQPLMEDRAHLPYTYAVMHEILRFANVLAFIPPRVASKDTTVAGCLIPKGVMVLPMLKPILEDKNEYHNPYEFNPAHFLDEDGKFLKKENFIPFSIVIKDDCKDVPPCGSKVIGHFPVVKQDSGDSEEVFCKPVSECSTLMSCHDQDIKNVSSVCKGRQSCGNKMIVCFPALKLDSEGPCCKPVHALAI from the exons ATGAG ATTATCCGGCTATAAGATCAAACCCTTCTCACttcagagagctggatctgagctccAGTCACCTCACACATCTGCTCAAGCATCCATATACTGTCAGCTAGAGAAGCTCAAGTATGCTGGGCATTTGGAGCCATTCATGCAAATTAAAG TATCAGTAAGCATGGCGTCAGTGCTGTCACAGCTGATGGGTCAGTGGATGGATGTTCAGGGTCTCCTGATATTTCTGTGTGTGCTGTTGCTGGTGAAACACCTGCGAGATGTTCTTACAAACAACATGCCGCCAGGACCCTTCCCTCTGCCTTTGGTTGGAAACGTACTGAATATAGGCTTTAGTGATCCAATGGAGGTTTTTCCGAAG ATTGCTGAGAGGTATGGAGATGTGAGCACACTGTATCTGGGAAACAAACCTTGCATACTGCTTACTGGATACGAGAGTTTCAAAGAGGCGTTTGTGGAGCAGGCGGACATCTTCACAGACCGGCCGTACTTCCCTGTGAATGACAGGATCTGTAAAGGACAAG GTCTGATCTTCTCCAGTGGACACATGTGGCGTCATCAAAGGCGTTTTGCTCTGGCAACGCTGAAGTATTTTGGTGTGGGCAAGAAAACTCTAGAAAACTCCATCCTGCAGGAGTGTCTCATTGTTTGTAGTGCTTTGCAAACCAAGCAAG GTTTGCCATTCAACCCTCATCACCTCTTGAGCTGCGCAGTGGGCAACATAATATGCAGCCTGGTTTTTGGCTACAAGTTTGAGTATGACGACCATCATTTTCATGAGCTGCTGCAGTATTCAGATGAAACCTTTAAGCTACCTATCAATGTCTGGGGCCGG TTGTATAACACGTTTCCCGCTCTGATGTCCCTGCTGCCAGGAAAGCACCAGACTGCATTTGCCAACCTTTCCAAGCTTAAGCTCTTTTTTAAGGAGGAAATCAGGAAGCACAAAGAGGACCGAAACCCATCTAGTCCTAGAGACTACATTGACTGTTATCTCGAGGAAATTGAGAAG tGTAAGGACAATGAGGCGGAATTCACTGAGGAAAACCTCATACACTGTGTGTTGGATCTCTTTGGAGCAGGAACCGAAAGCACTGCAAAATCACTCAGCTGGGCTTTACTCTACATGGCCAAGTTTCCAGAAGTGCAAG AGAAAGTCCATTCTGAGATTGATCAGGTGATTGGACAGACACGTCAGCCCTTGATGGAAGACCGGGCACATCTGCCATACACCTACGCAGTGATGCATGAGATTCTGAGGTTCGCAAATGTTCTTGCCTTCATTCCACCGAGAGTTGCCAGCAAAGACACCACAGTAGCAGGATGTCTCATACCAAAG GGTGTGATGGTGCTGCCAATGCTGAAGCCAATTCTGGAGGACAAGAATGAATATCACAATCCATATGAGTTCAATCCTGCTCACTTTCTGGATGAAGATGGCAAatttctgaagaaagaaaatttCATTCCCTTTTCAATAG TTATTAAAGATGACTGTAAGGACGTGCCACCATGTGGAAGCAAGGTGATTGGCCACTTTCCGGTTGTCAAACAGGATTCAGGAGATTCAGAAGAGGTGTTCTGTAAACCAGTAAGTGAGTGCAGCACTCTGATGTCATGCCATGATCAAGACATCAAGAATGTTAGCAGTGTTTGCAAAGGCAGGCAGTCATGTGGAAACAAGATGATCGTGTGCTTTCCTGCTCTCAAACTGGATTCAGAAGGGCCTTGCTGCAAGCCAGTTCATGCCCTTGCAATTTAA
- the LOC109071212 gene encoding cytochrome P450 2J4-like isoform X4, giving the protein MASVLSQLMGQWMDVQGLLIFLCVLLLVKHLRDVLTNNMPPGPFPLPLVGNVLNIGFSDPMEVFPKIAERYGDVSTLYLGNKPCILLTGYESFKEAFVEQADIFTDRPYFPVNDRICKGQGLIFSSGHMWRHQRRFALATLKYFGVGKKTLENSILQECLIVCSALQTKQGLPFNPHHLLSCAVGNIICSLVFGYKFEYDDHHFHELLQYSDETFKLPINVWGRLYNTFPALMSLLPGKHQTAFANLSKLKLFFKEEIRKHKEDRNPSSPRDYIDCYLEEIEKCKDNEAEFTEENLIHCVLDLFGAGTESTAKSLSWALLYMAKFPEVQEKVHSEIDQVIGQTRQPLMEDRAHLPYTYAVMHEILRFANVLAFIPPRVASKDTTVAGCLIPKGVMVLPMLKPILEDKNEYHNPYEFNPAHFLDEDGKFLKKENFIPFSIVIKDDCKDVPPCGSKVIGHFPVVKQDSGDSEEVFCKPVSECSTLMSCHDQDIKNVSSVCKGRQSCGNKMIVCFPALKLDSEGPCCKPVHALAI; this is encoded by the exons ATGGCGTCAGTGCTGTCACAGCTGATGGGTCAGTGGATGGATGTTCAGGGTCTCCTGATATTTCTGTGTGTGCTGTTGCTGGTGAAACACCTGCGAGATGTTCTTACAAACAACATGCCGCCAGGACCCTTCCCTCTGCCTTTGGTTGGAAACGTACTGAATATAGGCTTTAGTGATCCAATGGAGGTTTTTCCGAAG ATTGCTGAGAGGTATGGAGATGTGAGCACACTGTATCTGGGAAACAAACCTTGCATACTGCTTACTGGATACGAGAGTTTCAAAGAGGCGTTTGTGGAGCAGGCGGACATCTTCACAGACCGGCCGTACTTCCCTGTGAATGACAGGATCTGTAAAGGACAAG GTCTGATCTTCTCCAGTGGACACATGTGGCGTCATCAAAGGCGTTTTGCTCTGGCAACGCTGAAGTATTTTGGTGTGGGCAAGAAAACTCTAGAAAACTCCATCCTGCAGGAGTGTCTCATTGTTTGTAGTGCTTTGCAAACCAAGCAAG GTTTGCCATTCAACCCTCATCACCTCTTGAGCTGCGCAGTGGGCAACATAATATGCAGCCTGGTTTTTGGCTACAAGTTTGAGTATGACGACCATCATTTTCATGAGCTGCTGCAGTATTCAGATGAAACCTTTAAGCTACCTATCAATGTCTGGGGCCGG TTGTATAACACGTTTCCCGCTCTGATGTCCCTGCTGCCAGGAAAGCACCAGACTGCATTTGCCAACCTTTCCAAGCTTAAGCTCTTTTTTAAGGAGGAAATCAGGAAGCACAAAGAGGACCGAAACCCATCTAGTCCTAGAGACTACATTGACTGTTATCTCGAGGAAATTGAGAAG tGTAAGGACAATGAGGCGGAATTCACTGAGGAAAACCTCATACACTGTGTGTTGGATCTCTTTGGAGCAGGAACCGAAAGCACTGCAAAATCACTCAGCTGGGCTTTACTCTACATGGCCAAGTTTCCAGAAGTGCAAG AGAAAGTCCATTCTGAGATTGATCAGGTGATTGGACAGACACGTCAGCCCTTGATGGAAGACCGGGCACATCTGCCATACACCTACGCAGTGATGCATGAGATTCTGAGGTTCGCAAATGTTCTTGCCTTCATTCCACCGAGAGTTGCCAGCAAAGACACCACAGTAGCAGGATGTCTCATACCAAAG GGTGTGATGGTGCTGCCAATGCTGAAGCCAATTCTGGAGGACAAGAATGAATATCACAATCCATATGAGTTCAATCCTGCTCACTTTCTGGATGAAGATGGCAAatttctgaagaaagaaaatttCATTCCCTTTTCAATAG TTATTAAAGATGACTGTAAGGACGTGCCACCATGTGGAAGCAAGGTGATTGGCCACTTTCCGGTTGTCAAACAGGATTCAGGAGATTCAGAAGAGGTGTTCTGTAAACCAGTAAGTGAGTGCAGCACTCTGATGTCATGCCATGATCAAGACATCAAGAATGTTAGCAGTGTTTGCAAAGGCAGGCAGTCATGTGGAAACAAGATGATCGTGTGCTTTCCTGCTCTCAAACTGGATTCAGAAGGGCCTTGCTGCAAGCCAGTTCATGCCCTTGCAATTTAA
- the LOC109071212 gene encoding cytochrome P450 2J4-like isoform X2: MRLSGYKIKPFSLQRAGSELQSPHTSAQASIYCQLEKLKYAGHLEPFMQIKVSVSMASVLSQLMGQWMDVQGLLIFLCVLLLVKHLRDVLTNNMPPGPFPLPLVGNVLNIGFSDPMEVFPKIAERYGDVSTLYLGNKPCILLTGYESFKEAFVEQADIFTDRPYFPVNDRICKGQGLIFSSGHMWRHQRRFALATLKYFGVGKKTLENSILQECLIVCSALQTKQGLPFNPHHLLSCAVGNIICSLVFGYKFEYDDHHFHELLQYSDETFKLPINVWGRLYNTFPALMSLLPGKHQTAFANLSKLKLFFKEEIRKHKEDRNPSSPRDYIDCYLEEIEKCKDNEAEFTEENLIHCVLDLFGAGTESTAKSLSWALLYMAKFPEVQEKVHSEIDQVIGQTRQPLMEDRAHLPYTYAVMHEILRFANVLAFIPPRVASKDTTVAGCLIPKGVMVLPMLKPILEDKNEYHNPYEFNPAHFLDEDGKFLKKENFIPFSIGKRMCPGEQLARMELFLFFISLMQHFTFLPPEGETLSLKRTVAIASAPEPFHICAVPR, translated from the exons ATGAG ATTATCCGGCTATAAGATCAAACCCTTCTCACttcagagagctggatctgagctccAGTCACCTCACACATCTGCTCAAGCATCCATATACTGTCAGCTAGAGAAGCTCAAGTATGCTGGGCATTTGGAGCCATTCATGCAAATTAAAG TATCAGTAAGCATGGCGTCAGTGCTGTCACAGCTGATGGGTCAGTGGATGGATGTTCAGGGTCTCCTGATATTTCTGTGTGTGCTGTTGCTGGTGAAACACCTGCGAGATGTTCTTACAAACAACATGCCGCCAGGACCCTTCCCTCTGCCTTTGGTTGGAAACGTACTGAATATAGGCTTTAGTGATCCAATGGAGGTTTTTCCGAAG ATTGCTGAGAGGTATGGAGATGTGAGCACACTGTATCTGGGAAACAAACCTTGCATACTGCTTACTGGATACGAGAGTTTCAAAGAGGCGTTTGTGGAGCAGGCGGACATCTTCACAGACCGGCCGTACTTCCCTGTGAATGACAGGATCTGTAAAGGACAAG GTCTGATCTTCTCCAGTGGACACATGTGGCGTCATCAAAGGCGTTTTGCTCTGGCAACGCTGAAGTATTTTGGTGTGGGCAAGAAAACTCTAGAAAACTCCATCCTGCAGGAGTGTCTCATTGTTTGTAGTGCTTTGCAAACCAAGCAAG GTTTGCCATTCAACCCTCATCACCTCTTGAGCTGCGCAGTGGGCAACATAATATGCAGCCTGGTTTTTGGCTACAAGTTTGAGTATGACGACCATCATTTTCATGAGCTGCTGCAGTATTCAGATGAAACCTTTAAGCTACCTATCAATGTCTGGGGCCGG TTGTATAACACGTTTCCCGCTCTGATGTCCCTGCTGCCAGGAAAGCACCAGACTGCATTTGCCAACCTTTCCAAGCTTAAGCTCTTTTTTAAGGAGGAAATCAGGAAGCACAAAGAGGACCGAAACCCATCTAGTCCTAGAGACTACATTGACTGTTATCTCGAGGAAATTGAGAAG tGTAAGGACAATGAGGCGGAATTCACTGAGGAAAACCTCATACACTGTGTGTTGGATCTCTTTGGAGCAGGAACCGAAAGCACTGCAAAATCACTCAGCTGGGCTTTACTCTACATGGCCAAGTTTCCAGAAGTGCAAG AGAAAGTCCATTCTGAGATTGATCAGGTGATTGGACAGACACGTCAGCCCTTGATGGAAGACCGGGCACATCTGCCATACACCTACGCAGTGATGCATGAGATTCTGAGGTTCGCAAATGTTCTTGCCTTCATTCCACCGAGAGTTGCCAGCAAAGACACCACAGTAGCAGGATGTCTCATACCAAAG GGTGTGATGGTGCTGCCAATGCTGAAGCCAATTCTGGAGGACAAGAATGAATATCACAATCCATATGAGTTCAATCCTGCTCACTTTCTGGATGAAGATGGCAAatttctgaagaaagaaaatttCATTCCCTTTTCAATAG GTAAGAGGATGTGTCCAGGTGAGCAGCTCGCTCGTATGGAGCTCTTCCTCTTCTTTATCTCTCTGATGCAGCATTTTACCTTCCTGCCACCTGAGGGAGAAACACTGAGTCTCAAAAGGACAGTTGCCATCGCTTCTGCTCCTGAACCCTTCCACATCTGTGCTGTACCTCGATAG
- the LOC109071212 gene encoding cytochrome P450 2J4-like isoform X3: MQIKVSVSMASVLSQLMGQWMDVQGLLIFLCVLLLVKHLRDVLTNNMPPGPFPLPLVGNVLNIGFSDPMEVFPKIAERYGDVSTLYLGNKPCILLTGYESFKEAFVEQADIFTDRPYFPVNDRICKGQGLIFSSGHMWRHQRRFALATLKYFGVGKKTLENSILQECLIVCSALQTKQGLPFNPHHLLSCAVGNIICSLVFGYKFEYDDHHFHELLQYSDETFKLPINVWGRLYNTFPALMSLLPGKHQTAFANLSKLKLFFKEEIRKHKEDRNPSSPRDYIDCYLEEIEKCKDNEAEFTEENLIHCVLDLFGAGTESTAKSLSWALLYMAKFPEVQEKVHSEIDQVIGQTRQPLMEDRAHLPYTYAVMHEILRFANVLAFIPPRVASKDTTVAGCLIPKGVMVLPMLKPILEDKNEYHNPYEFNPAHFLDEDGKFLKKENFIPFSIVIKDDCKDVPPCGSKVIGHFPVVKQDSGDSEEVFCKPVSECSTLMSCHDQDIKNVSSVCKGRQSCGNKMIVCFPALKLDSEGPCCKPVHALAI; encoded by the exons ATGCAAATTAAAG TATCAGTAAGCATGGCGTCAGTGCTGTCACAGCTGATGGGTCAGTGGATGGATGTTCAGGGTCTCCTGATATTTCTGTGTGTGCTGTTGCTGGTGAAACACCTGCGAGATGTTCTTACAAACAACATGCCGCCAGGACCCTTCCCTCTGCCTTTGGTTGGAAACGTACTGAATATAGGCTTTAGTGATCCAATGGAGGTTTTTCCGAAG ATTGCTGAGAGGTATGGAGATGTGAGCACACTGTATCTGGGAAACAAACCTTGCATACTGCTTACTGGATACGAGAGTTTCAAAGAGGCGTTTGTGGAGCAGGCGGACATCTTCACAGACCGGCCGTACTTCCCTGTGAATGACAGGATCTGTAAAGGACAAG GTCTGATCTTCTCCAGTGGACACATGTGGCGTCATCAAAGGCGTTTTGCTCTGGCAACGCTGAAGTATTTTGGTGTGGGCAAGAAAACTCTAGAAAACTCCATCCTGCAGGAGTGTCTCATTGTTTGTAGTGCTTTGCAAACCAAGCAAG GTTTGCCATTCAACCCTCATCACCTCTTGAGCTGCGCAGTGGGCAACATAATATGCAGCCTGGTTTTTGGCTACAAGTTTGAGTATGACGACCATCATTTTCATGAGCTGCTGCAGTATTCAGATGAAACCTTTAAGCTACCTATCAATGTCTGGGGCCGG TTGTATAACACGTTTCCCGCTCTGATGTCCCTGCTGCCAGGAAAGCACCAGACTGCATTTGCCAACCTTTCCAAGCTTAAGCTCTTTTTTAAGGAGGAAATCAGGAAGCACAAAGAGGACCGAAACCCATCTAGTCCTAGAGACTACATTGACTGTTATCTCGAGGAAATTGAGAAG tGTAAGGACAATGAGGCGGAATTCACTGAGGAAAACCTCATACACTGTGTGTTGGATCTCTTTGGAGCAGGAACCGAAAGCACTGCAAAATCACTCAGCTGGGCTTTACTCTACATGGCCAAGTTTCCAGAAGTGCAAG AGAAAGTCCATTCTGAGATTGATCAGGTGATTGGACAGACACGTCAGCCCTTGATGGAAGACCGGGCACATCTGCCATACACCTACGCAGTGATGCATGAGATTCTGAGGTTCGCAAATGTTCTTGCCTTCATTCCACCGAGAGTTGCCAGCAAAGACACCACAGTAGCAGGATGTCTCATACCAAAG GGTGTGATGGTGCTGCCAATGCTGAAGCCAATTCTGGAGGACAAGAATGAATATCACAATCCATATGAGTTCAATCCTGCTCACTTTCTGGATGAAGATGGCAAatttctgaagaaagaaaatttCATTCCCTTTTCAATAG TTATTAAAGATGACTGTAAGGACGTGCCACCATGTGGAAGCAAGGTGATTGGCCACTTTCCGGTTGTCAAACAGGATTCAGGAGATTCAGAAGAGGTGTTCTGTAAACCAGTAAGTGAGTGCAGCACTCTGATGTCATGCCATGATCAAGACATCAAGAATGTTAGCAGTGTTTGCAAAGGCAGGCAGTCATGTGGAAACAAGATGATCGTGTGCTTTCCTGCTCTCAAACTGGATTCAGAAGGGCCTTGCTGCAAGCCAGTTCATGCCCTTGCAATTTAA